The region TGCATATTTGGTCCAATATTATTACTTTTAATAATATTAGTTACTGATTCCGTTAATGAATCAAAGCGATGTGCGCTGGAGATAAGAAATTTATCGTCAATATCAAATATTAGTGTATCTGTCAAAATTCAATTACTTCCTTTATCATAATTTTTTATTATTATACCATAATTGAAGATTTTTTTTGCATATCAAACCACTATATATAGTGGCTTAATAGTTAAAAGATACCATATATTGTATCTTTTAACTATTAAATTAATATATAATATCTCTAAGGAGTAATATAAATGTCCAAATATCGGTCTCAGGTCTGATGTTCCAATTTTTGTTCTGGGGTATTATATACACATGGAAGCGGGTGATGGCTTTACGGTTTTACACTTAGTCAAAACCGTGATTCAATTATCCTCTTCCGTCGATAGTTTGTATTGACTGTCTTATTCCTAGCCTCATGTCGGGTGATATTTGGTTAGGGTGTAAAACTTTTTTCATAAAACTCCATAAGTTCTTAGAACTTATAAAAAACTCCTTAAAAATAAAAAAACTCCTAAAAAACCGAGACTCCACTCGGTTTTTTCTTGTTTATGAATGTTCATAGGTAATATTTATTTTTTAAAATCAATCTTCTTTTCCAGATAACTCGTTGTCCATTCTATCAACCAAAACAAGTTTTGGGATAGAAGTGGCACTTAGTTTTTTCTTGTCCATGAGGGTTTACAGGTAATGTTTATCTACTGGAATCAATATCCTTTTCCAAATAATCCGCTGTCGATTTCGCTAAGCAAACGAGTTTGCAAGCTCAAGTCGCACTCGGTTTTTTTCATGTTTATAGGTATTTTCAGATTGCATATACTTCCTGTTTAATCATCTTTTCCAGATACCTCGTTGTTCATTCCATCAACCAAAACAAGTTTTGGGATAGAAGTGGTACTTAGTTTTTTCTTGTCCATGAGGGTTTACAGGTAATGTTTATCTGCTGGAATCAATATCCTTTTCCAAATAACTCGCTGTCGATTTCGCTAGGCAAACGAGTTTGCAAGCTCAAGTCGCACTTGGTTTTTTCTTGTCCATGAGGGTTTACAGGTAATGTTTATCTGCTGGAATCAATATCCTTTTCCAAATAACTCGCTGTCGATTTCGCTAAGCAAACGAGTTTGCAAGCTCAAGTCGCACTTGGTTTTTTCTTGTCCATGAGGGTTTACAGGTAATGTTTATCTGCTGGAATCAATATCCTTTTCCAAATAACTCGCTGTCGATTTCGCTAGGCAAACGAGTTTGCAAGCTCAAGTCGCACTCGGTTTTATCCGTCCAACTTTTTTTCATATAATCCGCCACCCAACAAAAAAAGAAGGTCGCACCTTCTTTTTAAGCTTTGATGTATTTTTCAAGGGTCTTTTTGTCGATGTTTTCGTCAAAGATGTAGTCGTCCATGATGACGGTTGGGACAAAGAAGACATTGGCTTCGTCGGCTTCCTTGATAATGCTTGCGGCGTCTCTTTTGTCGTCATGGTAGGTCAGACCGAGCTCATTTTTGGCAAAGTCAGCAATCTCATCAAGCTTAAGTGGTTCCCAGGCTTCCTGGCTGGCAAAAACCTTGGCAATATCACTAAGGGCCTTTTGAGGGTCAAGGGGATCAATAAAGGCATGCATGACATTTCCCTTGACCAAGTGCCCCTTTTGCTTGTCGAAAAGCTTAATCAAACGCCTAACTTGTCCCTTTTCAACCTCTTCTCTTAGGAAGCTTTCAGACTCCTCAAACCACAGTCTACTAAAAGGGCAGGCCAGATTCATGAATTCCTTCATGAGTTTACCCTCAGAACCAATATGAATTCCATTGGTCGAGTTGGTCTTATCAGCCTTGATTACACTAATATCCATCGCGTGACTCCTTAATTATATTTTTTTATCATTTTACCATGAAGGAGCCTTTTCAGCAATTATGAGCACCAGTGATCTAA is a window of Streptococcaceae bacterium ESL0729 DNA encoding:
- a CDS encoding thioredoxin domain-containing protein, translated to MDISVIKADKTNSTNGIHIGSEGKLMKEFMNLACPFSRLWFEESESFLREEVEKGQVRRLIKLFDKQKGHLVKGNVMHAFIDPLDPQKALSDIAKVFASQEAWEPLKLDEIADFAKNELGLTYHDDKRDAASIIKEADEANVFFVPTVIMDDYIFDENIDKKTLEKYIKA